One Williamwhitmania taraxaci genomic window carries:
- a CDS encoding O-methyltransferase, which yields MIQKDRDLERYILEHTKPEDSLLVELDHVTHLRTVQPRMLSGHLQGVVLEMISKMVKPYRILEIGTFTGYSAICLAKGLATGGILHTIEVDDEMVPIAQEYFDRSEWRNCIKQHVGSALHIVPMLGEEFDLVFIDGDKREYIEYYNTVLPFVKTGGFILADNVLWDGKVLEKDPKDAQTKGIVDFNQYVNCDSAVENVLLPFRDGLMLLRKLD from the coding sequence ATGATTCAGAAGGATAGGGACCTTGAACGCTATATTTTGGAACACACCAAGCCGGAAGATTCTTTGCTTGTGGAGTTGGATCATGTAACGCATCTACGTACAGTTCAACCACGTATGCTTTCTGGCCATCTGCAAGGGGTAGTCCTAGAAATGATTAGCAAGATGGTGAAACCCTATAGAATTCTTGAGATAGGGACATTCACTGGATATTCGGCAATCTGTCTTGCAAAGGGACTAGCTACCGGAGGGATACTGCATACCATCGAAGTGGATGACGAGATGGTGCCCATTGCACAAGAGTATTTTGATCGGTCGGAGTGGCGTAATTGCATCAAGCAGCATGTAGGAAGTGCACTGCACATTGTTCCGATGTTGGGTGAGGAGTTCGATTTGGTTTTTATCGATGGAGACAAGCGGGAGTATATTGAATACTATAATACTGTTTTACCTTTTGTAAAGACTGGTGGATTTATTCTTGCAGATAACGTTTTATGGGATGGAAAAGTTTTGGAGAAAGATCCCAAAGATGCCCAAACAAAGGGCATTGTCGATTTCAACCAATATGTAAATTGCGATTCGGCTGTTGAGAATGTACTGCTTCCTTTTCGGGATGGTTTAATGCTGCTCAGGAAACTTGATTAA
- a CDS encoding MerR family transcriptional regulator produces MATYSIKDLELLTGIKAHTIRMWERRYAIVEPARTPTNIRYYSDDNLKKLLNISILNSCGMKISMLAKLSLDELVKSVSEVMDKHKSPGLLTDQLIVCMVNFDEKGCAELLNGSIAVNGFDFTLQKVIFPFLDKLGIMWQTSKILPAHEHFATGLIRKRLFYETELLGPNKDNLPQIIYFLPEGEFHEIVLLGLNYFGRAKGISTLYLGQSVPIEDVITIGKQLKPKMFVFSAILPQPQKLELLLKELATNFPLSTLVGGGSALDEVKRKPRNYAKLTSFVDFQKTITI; encoded by the coding sequence ATGGCAACATACTCAATTAAAGACCTTGAATTGCTTACGGGCATTAAGGCCCACACTATTCGTATGTGGGAAAGACGGTATGCAATTGTTGAGCCTGCACGAACACCAACCAATATACGATATTACAGTGACGACAATTTGAAGAAGTTGCTGAATATCTCCATTCTCAACAGTTGCGGGATGAAAATATCTATGCTTGCTAAGCTTTCGCTGGATGAGTTGGTTAAGAGCGTCTCGGAGGTGATGGATAAGCACAAGAGCCCTGGTTTGCTTACCGATCAGCTCATTGTATGCATGGTGAACTTTGATGAAAAGGGATGTGCCGAGTTGCTAAATGGGAGTATTGCCGTAAATGGTTTTGATTTTACTTTGCAAAAAGTAATATTTCCCTTTCTCGATAAGCTTGGAATTATGTGGCAAACGAGCAAAATCCTTCCGGCACATGAGCATTTTGCCACTGGTTTGATCCGAAAAAGATTGTTTTACGAAACTGAACTGCTGGGGCCAAACAAGGATAACCTACCGCAGATTATTTACTTTTTACCCGAAGGTGAGTTTCATGAAATTGTACTACTTGGGCTGAACTATTTTGGGAGAGCCAAAGGGATTTCTACTCTCTACCTTGGGCAGTCGGTGCCAATTGAAGATGTAATAACTATTGGAAAGCAGTTGAAGCCCAAAATGTTTGTGTTCTCCGCAATACTTCCTCAACCTCAAAAGTTAGAACTTTTATTAAAGGAACTGGCTACTAACTTCCCTCTTTCTACGCTCGTGGGAGGTGGTTCTGCTTTGGATGAGGTGAAGCGAAAACCGCGCAATTATGCAAAGTTGACCTCCTTTGTCGATTTTCAAAAAACAATCACTATTTAG
- a CDS encoding RNA polymerase sigma factor — MTAVQFHTQLIDLESNLERFAYSLTMNKEDAKDLLQETYLKALMYQDKFEDNTNLKAWTFTIMKNTFINNYRKTVKQNTTFDSSDNQYLMNSRPDNYTNPEMEYSHNEISKKVDQLEDEFRIPFQMHTSGFKYKEIAEELNLKIGTVKSRIFFSRQKLMKTLKDYDR; from the coding sequence ATGACAGCAGTACAATTCCACACTCAGCTCATCGATTTAGAGTCAAACCTTGAGAGGTTTGCATACAGCCTAACGATGAATAAAGAAGATGCAAAGGATTTGCTACAGGAAACATACCTAAAGGCGTTGATGTATCAAGATAAATTTGAGGATAACACCAACCTAAAGGCATGGACCTTCACGATAATGAAGAATACCTTCATTAACAACTATCGTAAGACAGTTAAGCAAAACACAACGTTCGATTCGAGCGACAACCAATACCTCATGAACTCCAGGCCCGATAACTACACCAACCCGGAAATGGAGTATTCTCACAACGAGATCAGCAAGAAAGTAGACCAACTGGAGGACGAGTTCCGAATTCCTTTTCAGATGCACACCTCTGGCTTTAAGTATAAAGAGATTGCTGAGGAGTTGAATCTAAAGATTGGCACGGTAAAGAGCCGAATTTTCTTTTCTCGACAAAAGTTGATGAAGACACTAAAGGATTACGACAGGTAG
- a CDS encoding glutamine synthetase III family protein, with protein sequence MVSLREKALEELLRREPSRLSPTEGKISDIFGINVFDRIKMKQYLSEEAFESVIAAVDEGRRIDRKIANQVAAGMKVWALERGASHYTHWFHPLTDSTAEKHDAFFELQQGGGAIERFRGELLVQQEPDASSFPSGGLRNTFEARGYTAWDPSSPAFVLDGTLCIPTVFISYTGEALDLKTPHLRSLLALDTEAAQVCQLFDKDVKKVNVTLGWEQEYFLVDEGLFIARPDLLLTGRTLMGHVAAKDQQLEDHYFGSIPDRIGAFMKEMELESYKLSIPVKTRHNEVAPHQFECAPIFEEANLAVDHNLLLMSVMDKVARRHKLRVLFHEKPFKGVNGSGKHCNWSMATHTGVNLLSPGKNPRSNIQFLTFLVNTMKAVDTHGMLLLASVASQSNSHRLGANEAPPAIMSVFIGTTLSAMLDSLEERVSDKKMTPGEKTEIKLDIGKIPEILLDNTDRNRTSPFAFTGNRFELRAMGSSGSAAAPLIALNTAVAEQLHNFRLQVEALIEKGVKKDEAILQVLRTVIAECKKIRFEGNGYSQEWQDEATKRGLPMINDVPTAFKSFLSPGSVKMFNDYSVLSERELESRFEIRNETFVKKLQIEARVLGDLAINHVVPTALEYQNVLIENVKGLKELFPTGDYLKLAETQLLSIRKISEHIRQIRESTINLVEKRKEINQNNDVFERATLYSKEINPVIEDIRYHIDKLELIVDDKIWPLPKYRELLFLH encoded by the coding sequence ATGGTTTCACTAAGAGAAAAAGCACTGGAAGAGTTGCTTCGCAGAGAACCATCAAGGTTGAGTCCTACTGAAGGCAAAATCTCTGATATCTTTGGAATTAATGTTTTCGATCGTATTAAGATGAAGCAGTATCTTTCGGAGGAAGCCTTCGAAAGCGTAATTGCTGCAGTTGATGAAGGTCGTAGGATTGACCGTAAAATTGCGAATCAGGTGGCGGCAGGTATGAAGGTGTGGGCACTCGAGCGCGGAGCGTCTCACTACACCCACTGGTTTCATCCACTTACCGATTCCACTGCGGAGAAACACGATGCGTTTTTTGAGTTGCAGCAAGGGGGTGGCGCAATTGAACGATTCCGAGGTGAGCTGCTCGTTCAGCAAGAACCAGATGCGTCATCATTTCCAAGTGGTGGATTAAGAAATACGTTTGAGGCACGCGGCTATACTGCGTGGGATCCCTCCTCGCCTGCATTTGTGTTAGACGGAACACTCTGTATTCCCACCGTATTTATCTCCTACACCGGAGAAGCGCTCGATCTTAAAACACCCCATTTGCGCTCCCTGTTGGCCCTTGATACAGAGGCAGCCCAAGTTTGCCAACTCTTCGACAAAGACGTAAAAAAAGTGAACGTGACCCTTGGCTGGGAGCAAGAGTATTTCTTAGTGGACGAAGGTTTGTTTATTGCCCGTCCCGATCTACTGCTTACCGGACGCACCCTAATGGGACATGTCGCAGCAAAAGACCAGCAGCTAGAGGATCACTATTTTGGTTCCATCCCAGACAGGATTGGGGCATTCATGAAGGAGATGGAACTTGAATCTTACAAGCTATCCATTCCCGTAAAAACACGCCACAACGAAGTGGCTCCGCACCAATTTGAATGTGCACCAATATTTGAAGAAGCCAACCTAGCCGTGGACCACAACCTCCTCCTAATGTCAGTAATGGATAAGGTGGCCCGCAGGCACAAGCTGCGCGTACTCTTTCATGAAAAACCATTCAAGGGAGTTAACGGATCGGGAAAGCACTGCAACTGGTCCATGGCCACCCATACCGGCGTAAACCTTCTGTCGCCTGGTAAAAATCCCCGTTCAAACATCCAATTCCTCACTTTCCTAGTGAACACTATGAAAGCTGTTGATACGCATGGTATGTTACTTTTGGCCAGCGTTGCCAGTCAATCGAACTCGCACCGCCTTGGAGCCAATGAAGCACCTCCCGCCATTATGTCTGTATTTATTGGCACCACCCTTTCGGCTATGCTCGACTCGCTCGAGGAGCGTGTAAGCGATAAAAAGATGACGCCAGGTGAAAAAACCGAGATCAAACTAGATATTGGAAAAATACCGGAAATTCTTTTAGATAATACCGATCGCAACCGCACATCTCCATTTGCCTTTACCGGAAATAGATTCGAATTACGAGCAATGGGTTCCTCTGGAAGTGCTGCAGCGCCATTAATAGCGCTAAATACAGCAGTTGCCGAACAACTCCACAATTTTAGGCTCCAAGTTGAGGCCTTGATTGAAAAGGGTGTTAAGAAGGACGAGGCAATTCTTCAGGTATTACGAACCGTGATTGCGGAGTGCAAAAAAATCAGATTCGAGGGCAATGGCTACAGCCAAGAATGGCAAGACGAAGCCACAAAACGTGGATTACCAATGATTAATGACGTCCCAACGGCTTTTAAATCATTCCTATCGCCCGGTTCGGTAAAGATGTTCAACGATTATTCAGTCCTATCGGAGCGCGAACTTGAATCCCGATTTGAGATACGCAACGAAACATTTGTCAAGAAACTCCAAATTGAAGCACGGGTATTGGGCGACTTGGCCATAAACCATGTTGTTCCTACAGCACTCGAGTACCAAAACGTATTAATCGAAAACGTTAAGGGATTAAAAGAGTTGTTCCCAACTGGAGATTATCTGAAATTAGCCGAGACACAACTGCTAAGTATCAGGAAAATATCAGAGCATATTCGTCAAATCCGAGAGTCCACCATCAATTTAGTGGAAAAACGAAAGGAGATTAATCAAAATAACGACGTGTTCGAACGGGCAACGCTATATTCAAAGGAGATAAATCCAGTTATAGAAGATATTCGCTACCACATCGACAAGCTAGAACTGATTGTGGATGATAAAATTTGGCCATTGCCAAAGTATCGCGAATTGCTTTTTCTACACTAG
- a CDS encoding dipeptidase, which produces MENIKNYVEANKQRFLDELFGLLRIPSISSLSENKPDMERAAQYWKDAILAAGADKAQVMPSNGNPVVYGEKIINAALPTVLVYGHYDVMPVDPIEKWNTKPFEPIIKDGKIWGRGADDDKGQAFMHAKAFELMVKTNTLPCNVKFMIEGEEEIGSPSLANWCETHKDMLKADIILVSDTGMLSIDMPSITTGLRGLAYWQVEVTGPNRDLHSGIFGGAVANPINVLAKMIASMTDQDGRITMPGFYDDVVEISKEERAMLAKAPFDDQRYMESIGVTELMGEKGYSTTERTGIRPSFDVCGIWGGYEGEGAKTVLPSKAFAKISTRLVPNQDHEKIAVMFKKHFESIAPGSVKVEVTSLHGGQGYGCPIDFPAYQAAEKAYIESFGKKPIPTRSGGSIPIISTFEQILGIKSILMGFGLESDAIHSPNENFPIENFYKGIETIPLFYKYFAEIKK; this is translated from the coding sequence ATGGAAAACATAAAAAACTACGTTGAGGCTAATAAGCAACGATTTCTAGACGAACTATTCGGGCTTTTGAGGATTCCATCCATCAGCTCCCTTTCGGAAAACAAACCCGATATGGAAAGAGCAGCACAATACTGGAAGGATGCAATCCTAGCTGCCGGAGCCGATAAAGCTCAGGTTATGCCCTCTAATGGGAATCCCGTGGTTTACGGAGAAAAGATAATTAATGCTGCACTTCCAACAGTTCTGGTCTATGGCCATTACGACGTCATGCCGGTAGACCCCATCGAAAAATGGAATACCAAACCTTTCGAACCCATTATTAAAGACGGAAAGATATGGGGACGTGGTGCCGATGACGATAAGGGCCAAGCATTCATGCATGCAAAGGCATTCGAACTTATGGTGAAAACCAACACCTTGCCTTGCAATGTAAAATTCATGATTGAGGGTGAAGAGGAGATTGGATCGCCCAGCCTAGCCAATTGGTGCGAAACCCATAAAGACATGCTAAAGGCCGATATCATCCTTGTTTCGGACACCGGCATGCTCTCCATCGATATGCCATCGATTACAACCGGCCTGCGAGGACTTGCCTACTGGCAGGTTGAAGTTACCGGACCAAATCGCGATCTACACTCCGGAATTTTTGGAGGTGCAGTTGCTAACCCAATAAACGTACTGGCAAAAATGATTGCCTCCATGACCGACCAAGATGGTAGAATAACCATGCCTGGATTCTACGACGACGTGGTAGAAATATCGAAAGAGGAGCGTGCGATGCTAGCCAAGGCACCTTTTGACGATCAACGCTACATGGAATCCATTGGAGTCACGGAACTAATGGGCGAAAAAGGCTACTCCACCACCGAGCGTACGGGCATTCGTCCCTCCTTCGATGTCTGCGGAATATGGGGTGGTTACGAAGGCGAAGGTGCAAAAACAGTGCTCCCTTCCAAGGCGTTTGCCAAGATATCAACACGATTGGTTCCCAACCAAGATCATGAGAAGATTGCGGTAATGTTTAAAAAGCATTTCGAAAGTATTGCCCCCGGTTCAGTTAAGGTTGAAGTAACCTCACTGCATGGAGGACAAGGCTACGGATGCCCAATTGATTTCCCTGCATACCAAGCAGCAGAAAAGGCATACATCGAATCATTCGGAAAAAAACCAATTCCTACCCGCAGCGGTGGCAGCATACCAATCATTTCTACTTTCGAACAAATCCTAGGAATTAAGTCTATACTGATGGGATTTGGACTCGAAAGCGATGCCATTCACTCACCAAATGAGAATTTCCCGATCGAAAATTTCTACAAGGGGATAGAAACCATTCCTCTTTTCTACAAATATTTTGCAGAAATAAAAAAATAG
- a CDS encoding DUF3109 family protein: MIQIDDKVVGTSVLDECFICDLPKCLGACCVHGISGAPLELEEIAILEEEIEKILPFLKPEGIKAIIEQGVAVADFEGELTTPLIDGKECAFCVEENGISFCGIEKAFKANKTTYLKPISCHLYPIRIKKFADIIAVNYDRWDICKQAVILGNKEGIPVYKFLKEPIIRRFGEEFYTQLEEAASMLKDQERNNTTNR; the protein is encoded by the coding sequence ATGATTCAAATTGATGACAAGGTAGTAGGCACCTCCGTTTTGGATGAATGTTTTATATGCGATCTTCCAAAATGTCTTGGAGCCTGCTGCGTTCATGGAATATCAGGAGCACCACTCGAATTGGAAGAGATTGCAATCCTCGAAGAGGAGATAGAAAAAATTCTTCCATTCCTTAAACCAGAAGGCATTAAAGCTATCATAGAACAAGGTGTGGCGGTTGCCGATTTTGAAGGAGAGTTAACCACCCCTTTAATAGATGGAAAAGAGTGTGCCTTTTGTGTTGAAGAAAACGGTATTAGTTTTTGTGGGATTGAAAAGGCATTTAAGGCGAATAAAACCACTTATTTAAAACCGATATCGTGCCACTTATATCCAATTCGCATTAAAAAGTTTGCCGACATTATTGCCGTAAACTATGACCGATGGGATATTTGCAAGCAGGCTGTAATTCTAGGCAACAAGGAAGGAATCCCCGTATATAAGTTCCTAAAAGAACCTATTATTCGTAGATTTGGAGAAGAATTCTACACCCAACTTGAAGAGGCCGCTAGCATGCTAAAAGATCAAGAACGAAATAATACAACCAATAGATAA
- a CDS encoding M16 family metallopeptidase, with product MQEFDILTLSNGIRFIHWRNASKIIHCGITINTGTRDEFENEHGLAHFIEHVIFKGTTHRKAYHVISRLEDVGGDLNAYTAKEETCIYATVLANDFERSAELISDILFNSTFPERELAKEKEVVFDEINSYKDSPAELIFDDFEEQVFANAPIGRNILGTKKNLKTFTKQSIQTFMQRTYNTDQMVFSSVGDIPFSKVKKVAEKYFGGFPANPRLFTRTPFNGYSPSVIEKHKSTYQAHCIVGNLAYDLKNEKRIALHLLINILGGPGMNSRLNLSLRERHGLAYNVEASYTPYSDTGIVSVYFGTDKENIDRSMSIVQKELTKIRTVSISDLLLFKAKKQLVGQLAIAAESNEGQMLSIGKSLLVYNSVDSLEEVAQKLETVTAMDLITTANEIFAPTQLATLIFR from the coding sequence ATGCAGGAATTTGACATCCTGACCCTGAGTAACGGCATTAGGTTCATACACTGGCGCAACGCATCGAAAATAATACATTGCGGTATTACCATTAATACAGGTACCCGAGATGAATTTGAAAATGAACATGGGCTTGCCCACTTCATTGAGCATGTGATCTTCAAGGGCACCACTCACCGAAAGGCCTACCACGTAATTAGCCGCCTCGAGGATGTTGGGGGCGATTTAAATGCCTATACAGCCAAGGAGGAAACCTGCATTTATGCAACCGTATTGGCCAACGATTTTGAGCGATCGGCTGAGTTGATCTCGGATATTCTGTTTAATTCCACCTTTCCCGAGCGGGAATTGGCCAAGGAGAAGGAGGTTGTATTTGACGAAATTAACTCTTACAAGGATAGCCCTGCGGAACTTATTTTTGATGACTTTGAGGAGCAAGTATTTGCAAATGCACCTATTGGTCGGAATATTTTAGGCACCAAGAAGAACCTTAAAACGTTTACAAAGCAGAGTATTCAAACGTTTATGCAGCGCACCTACAATACCGATCAAATGGTATTCTCCTCGGTTGGGGATATTCCATTTAGTAAGGTAAAGAAGGTGGCCGAGAAATATTTTGGGGGCTTTCCGGCCAATCCAAGATTGTTTACTCGCACCCCTTTCAATGGATATTCTCCATCTGTAATTGAGAAGCATAAATCGACCTACCAAGCCCATTGTATTGTTGGCAATTTAGCCTACGATCTGAAAAACGAAAAGAGAATTGCATTGCATCTACTCATTAATATCCTTGGTGGTCCTGGAATGAATTCACGGTTAAATCTTTCGCTTCGCGAGCGACATGGGTTGGCTTATAATGTGGAGGCATCTTATACCCCTTATTCCGATACAGGGATAGTTTCTGTTTACTTTGGCACGGACAAAGAAAACATCGATAGAAGTATGAGCATTGTCCAAAAGGAACTTACTAAAATAAGAACGGTAAGTATTAGCGATTTGCTTCTCTTTAAGGCTAAAAAGCAACTCGTGGGTCAGTTGGCAATTGCTGCCGAGAGTAATGAAGGGCAAATGCTGTCGATCGGGAAGAGTTTGCTGGTGTACAATTCCGTCGATAGCCTCGAAGAGGTGGCTCAAAAGTTAGAGACGGTTACGGCTATGGATTTGATTACTACTGCCAATGAGATTTTTGCACCGACACAACTTGCAACTCTTATATTTAGGTAA
- the gpmI gene encoding 2,3-bisphosphoglycerate-independent phosphoglycerate mutase, with protein MNQKLVLMILDGWGIGKKDNTDAIYNAKTPYMDYLAKTYPTAQLLTSGEDVGLPDGQMGNSEVGHLNIGAGRVVYQDLVRINKACKENTIAKNEALVEAFTYAKNTGAAVHFLGLVSDGGVHSLDKHLYKLCDITKDYGLKDVFIHAFTDGRDTDPESGLGFITSLENHLKESNGTIASLVGRYYSMDRDKRWDRVKIAYDLMVDGKGIASHSIIQSMKDSYAEGVTDEFIKPVVRVNAAGEPIGKIKAGDVVICFNYRTDRLREMTTVLTQKDMPEHGMQTIPLHYVTMANYDETFKGIHVIYDKDNLINTLGEVVSNAGKKQLRIAETEKYAHVTFFFSGGRELPYENENRLMVQSPKVATYDLQPEMSAIEVKNLLVAEIKKEDVDFVCLNFANGDMVGHTGVWPAIVKAVETVDACVNEVVETAKAHGYSVIIIADHGNADNAVNSDGSPNTAHSLNPVPFILVSDKYKKVQNGILADVAPTIIKILGLKQPAEMDGKILITE; from the coding sequence ATGAATCAGAAACTAGTTCTCATGATCCTCGACGGGTGGGGTATCGGAAAAAAAGACAATACCGACGCAATTTATAACGCCAAAACCCCCTATATGGATTATTTGGCAAAAACATACCCAACCGCTCAGCTGCTTACTAGCGGCGAAGACGTTGGTCTCCCCGATGGACAAATGGGTAATTCCGAGGTAGGTCACCTCAATATTGGAGCAGGAAGAGTTGTTTATCAAGATCTTGTTCGAATAAACAAAGCATGCAAAGAGAACACCATTGCCAAAAACGAGGCGCTGGTAGAGGCCTTCACCTACGCCAAGAATACAGGTGCGGCGGTTCATTTTCTTGGACTTGTTTCCGACGGCGGGGTGCACTCGCTCGACAAGCACCTCTATAAACTTTGCGACATCACCAAGGATTATGGATTAAAGGATGTTTTTATTCACGCATTTACCGATGGAAGGGATACTGACCCTGAGAGCGGACTTGGCTTTATTACCAGTCTGGAAAACCATCTAAAGGAATCAAACGGAACCATCGCCTCCTTGGTAGGACGATACTATTCCATGGACAGGGATAAACGTTGGGATCGAGTAAAAATCGCCTACGACCTTATGGTTGACGGCAAGGGCATAGCGTCCCACAGCATTATCCAATCGATGAAGGATTCCTATGCCGAAGGAGTAACCGATGAGTTTATTAAACCCGTAGTTCGCGTGAATGCAGCAGGCGAACCTATTGGGAAAATAAAGGCTGGCGACGTAGTGATTTGCTTCAACTACCGCACCGATCGCTTACGCGAAATGACCACCGTCCTAACCCAAAAGGATATGCCCGAGCATGGAATGCAAACAATTCCATTGCACTACGTGACTATGGCCAACTACGACGAGACATTTAAGGGCATTCACGTGATCTACGACAAGGACAACCTAATCAATACTCTTGGAGAGGTAGTATCCAACGCTGGTAAAAAACAACTTCGCATTGCCGAAACAGAAAAATACGCACACGTAACCTTCTTCTTCTCCGGCGGTCGCGAATTGCCCTACGAAAACGAAAACCGATTAATGGTGCAATCACCTAAAGTTGCCACCTACGACCTTCAACCCGAAATGAGCGCCATTGAGGTAAAGAACCTTCTTGTGGCTGAAATCAAAAAGGAAGATGTCGATTTTGTATGCCTTAACTTTGCCAACGGCGACATGGTAGGTCATACCGGGGTGTGGCCAGCAATCGTAAAGGCAGTGGAAACAGTTGATGCCTGCGTAAACGAGGTCGTTGAAACCGCAAAAGCTCACGGGTATTCGGTAATCATTATTGCTGATCACGGCAATGCCGACAATGCCGTTAATAGCGATGGATCGCCAAATACCGCTCACTCACTCAATCCTGTACCGTTTATCCTCGTTTCCGATAAATACAAAAAGGTTCAGAATGGCATTCTTGCCGACGTTGCCCCCACTATTATTAAAATATTGGGATTGAAACAACCGGCTGAGATGGATGGAAAAATTCTTATTACTGAATAG